One Spinacia oleracea cultivar Varoflay chromosome 4, BTI_SOV_V1, whole genome shotgun sequence DNA segment encodes these proteins:
- the LOC130459064 gene encoding uncharacterized acetyltransferase At3g50280-like gives MMNSHGEISQVKLISQSFVKPKIQVESSNQPHYLGMIDLAFLSLDQMQKGLLFHTKPENIQAHLLDKLKNSLSHSLVHFYPLAGQLATQKFHDEHAIWVYVDCNKGPGARLIHASVNNLKVSDLISSVDVHPIVRSFFDLGEKAVNHDGHTRPLLSIQVTELLDGVFIGFTMNHSIGDGTSLWNFISTLSEILLHLDGNNIGANDEKFNVSISHKPVFKPFYPDGYGPILKLPFLEPNEFITRNVDQGPLRERIFHFSPTSMSKLKVKANKECGLAYNHISSFQALTAFIWISITHARNLELGQETDVGLVANLRPKINPSISGDYFGGFVKRAQGSCKVGELLGQGLGWASILVHEVVMGLDDKAIRAFFKRFVEAPFVVQPSTANLYYKPNSVLIGGSTRFDMYGSEFGLGKAVGVLAGYASKEDGKVTANPGRQGDGSVDLEVCLRPEIMSSLELDEEFMSFVSAV, from the coding sequence ATGATGAACTCTCACGGAGAAATTAGCCAAGTGAAACTCATCTCCCAATCTTTTGTgaaacccaaaatacaagttGAATCCTCAAATCAACCTCACTATTTGGGTATGATTGATCTTGCCTTCTTATCCCTTGACCAAATGCAAAAAGGTCTCCTTTTCCATACTAAACCAGAAAATATACAAGCTCATCTATTGGACAAGCTCAAAAACTCACTATCTCATTCCCTTGTTCATTTCTACCCCTTAGCCGGTCAATTAGCCACCCAAAAGTTCCACGACGAACATGCCATTTGGGTGTACGTAGATTGTAACAAGGGTCCTGGAGCTCGCCTTATCCATGCTTCCGTTAATAATTTGAAAGTTTCTGATCTGATCTCGTCTGTTGATGTGCATCCCATTGTCCGGTCATTTTTTGACCTCGGTGAGAAAGCGGTTAATCATGATGGTCATACAAGACCTCTTTTGTCAATTCAAGTAACTGAGCTTCTTGATGGGGTGTTCATTGGGTTTACCATGAACCACTCCATTGGTGATGGTACTTCCTTATGGAATTTCATCTCTACCTTGTCTGAAATATTACTCCATTTGGATGGCAATAATATTGGGGCTAATGATGAAAAGTTTAATGTTTCCATCTCTCACAAGCCCGTATTCAAGCCCTTCTATCCCGACGGATACGGCCCAATCCTCAAGTTGCCTTTTCTTGAGCCCAATGAGTTCATAACCCGAAATGTTGATCAAGGTCCATTACGAGAAAGAATATTCCACTTCTCACCCACTTCAATGTCAAAACTTAAGGTTAAGGCTAACAAAGAGTGTGGGCTAGCTTACAATCATATATCTTCCTTCCAAGCCTTGACAGCGTTTATATGGATTTCCATAACACATGCTAGAAATTTGGAACTCGGTCAAGAAACCGACGTCGGGTTGGTGGCAAATCTGCGACCCAAAATCAACCCGTCAATTTCCGGTGACTACTTTGGGGGTTTCGTTAAAAGAGCTCAGGGTAGTTGCAAAGTGGGGGAGCTTTTGGGCCAAGGTTTAGGATGGGCTTCCATATTGGTCCATGAAGTAGTAATGGGCCTAGATGATAAAGCGATACGTGCCTTTTTTAAAAGATTTGTGGAGGCCCCGTTTGTGGTTCAGCCCAGTACGGCTAATCTTTACTACAAGCCCAACAGCGTGTTGATTGGTGGATCAACGAGGTTCGATATGTATGGGTCTGAATTCGGACTTGGTAAAGCGGTGGGTGTTTTAGCCGGCTACGCTAGCAAAGAAGACGGGAAGGTGACCGCGAATCCAGGACGTCAAGGGGATGGAAGCGTTGATCTAGAAGTATGTCTAAGACCCGAGATCATGAGTAGTCTTGAATTAGATGAGGAATTCATGAGTTTTGTGTCAGCTGTTTGA
- the LOC110787732 gene encoding uncharacterized acetyltransferase At3g50280: MQKGLLFHNKPKNIESDLLENLKISLSQTLVHFYPLAGQLYTQKFHDEHAISVYVDCNNGPGARLIHADLSVSDLLSTIDVHPITSSFFDFGEKFIVNHDGHTRSLLSIQVTELADGVFIGFNMNHSVADGTSLWHFISTLSEIFLQVSCDDSRNLKTVDESSMKVNICRRPIFKPFFPEGYGPILKLPYVEPEEFVTRFDPGRLRERIFHFSAKAMSMLKAKANEECNVVENNISSFQALTGFLWKSITRIRNIHPDEETSCTLIINWRGRVIPPFSQEHFGNYLAVAQGRCKVGELVSRGLGWAALLVHQSVKAENDCKILEFLRNYSKAPYVEQAGKDSEFHNANSVSIAGSARFDMYGPEFGLGKPVAVLAGYGNKDDGKVTANPGCEGGGSVDLEICLRPQTMIGLESHEEFMSFAS, translated from the exons ATGCAAAAGGGTCTCCTTTTCCACAATAAACCCAAAAATATAGAATCTGATCTTTTAGAAAATCTCAAGATTTCATTATCTCAAACTCTTGTTCATTTCTACCCTTTAGCTGGTCAACTCTATACCCAAAAATTTCATGATGAACATGCCATTTCGGTTTACGTTGACTGCAACAACGGCCCCGGAGCTCGGCTTATCCACGCTGATTTATCAGTATCCGATCTCCTATCGACCATTGATGTCCATCCGATCACCTCGTCTTTCTTTGATTTTGGAGAGAAGTTTATTGTAAATCATGATGGACACACCCGGTCTCTTTTGTCAATCCAAGTAACGGAGCTTGCTGATGGTGTCTTTATCGGGTTTAACATGAACCACAGTGTAGCTGATGGTACCTCCCTATGGCATTTCATCTCGACCTTGTCCGAGATTTTTCTGCAGGTTTCCTGCGACGACTCCAGGAATCTTAAAACAGTAG ATGAATCGTCCATGAAGGTAAATATCTGTCGAAGACCTATATTCAAGCCCTTCTTTCCTGAAGGGTATGGTCCGATCCTTAAGTTACCATATGTTGAACCGGAAGAGTTTGTAACAAGGTTTGACCCGGGGCGGCTAAGAGAAAGAATATTCCATTTCTCAGCTAAGGCAATGTCGATGCTCAAAGCTAAGGCTAACGAAGAATGCAATGTTGTCGAAAATAATATATCGTCTTTTCAAGCCTTAACGGGGTTCCTATGGAAGTCAATCACGCGCATTCGAAACATACACCCTGATGAAGAGACTAGTTGTACATTGATTATAAACTGGCGGGGTAGGGTTATACCTCCATTCTCCCAAGAACACTTTGGAAACTACTTAGCTGTAGCTCAAGGAAGATGTAAGGTCGGCGAGCTTGTAAGTCGTGGGTTAGGATGGGCAGCATTGTTGGTTCATCAAAGTGTAAAAGCCGAGAATGATTGTAAAATCCTCGAGTTTTTAAGAAATTATTCCAAGGCTCCTTATGTCGAACAAGCAGGTAAAGATTCTGAATTCCATAATGCTAATAGTGTGTCCATAGCTGGGTCTGCAAGATTTGATATGTATGGTCCTGAATTTGGACTTGGTAAACCAGTCGCTGTTTTAGCTGGCTATGGTAATAAGGATGATGGGAAGGTAACGGCCAATCCTGGATGTGAAGGAGGGGGAAGTGTTGATTTAGAGATTTGTCTAAGACCTCAAACCATGATTGGTCTTGAATCCCATGAGGAATTTATGAGTTTTGCATCATAG
- the LOC110787731 gene encoding putative disease resistance protein At1g50180 isoform X1, producing MAESSVQSAVQRLGSLLVEEEENLEAIKEKVEHLRDELDWMHCFLREADASRYVDPRVSRWVIQIQEIAHEAEEVVEIFLFKLISHQKLQYAGKTFVIKNRLERYLWVLGEAKAIHDANNGIEALRAKIATLTSRIQAYGIKITRSDSESLTSRVHSLDVIKEDKHVGLNDQAKNINIVGDLVSEARENRVFGIWGKNGVGKTTLAKEVYFNHAIRKHFNRFSWVYVPQNCKVSGLLRGILTSLVTNSSDEIALMTDQVLIKELYQVLLENKCLVILDNVWTCDIWDGIKPAFPGDDDKDSKSKILFITENRQVAEQIHGRSIIHEIRCLSYDESWELLQSKLGRIPAQIFGIDGISKMMEMAKKMLKVCQGIPLAIIALGGLLVTKKTPEEWEVVVGLMNSLQNGKHYQQQSYEQVVELCYYALPYYLKNCFLHLGSFPEDTEIPTKKLCNMWVAEGIAVSANGEVCRGESLEDFAEDCLTELVQRGMVKISKRKSSNSNGSVKSCKLHGLMRDLCFKVSKEENYLSIMDLDSKEALVLSGKTRRLAIYLGQQGKDQILLPQKNQVLRSLLLFPCQKERTEVNHGSIRGLCRESQLLRVLDLDGVVVSSKTLPKEIGDLIYLRYLSMRDMLLTKVPPTIGCLKWLETLDLRAKVRLEIPNVLWCLERLRNLYLPCYFTIKDSEKLRLDNLNNLLTLKNVNSFILEDVLAMKTLRKASVRYMLENEHIEFIQKSPKVVFSLTIFRAIIGKEQVNASTSFDNLIKLELKGELSVPINDLKFPPKLNKLVLDFCGMMQDPMPVLEKLPNLTSLCLDHQAYVGEKMNCSASGFYQLAYLRLYGLKSLHHWNVEQGAMSNLKCLQVTSCERLSKIPQELPHQVQITHV from the exons ATGGCAGAGTCTTCTGTTCAATCAGCTGTACAACGGCTAGGTAGCCTCCttgtagaagaagaagaaaatctaGAAGCCATAAAAGAAAAAGTGGAGCATCTTAGAGATGAGTTGGATTGGATGCATTGCTTCTTAAGGGAAGCTGACGCAAGCCGGTATGTTGATCCAAGAGTTAGTAGGTGGGTCATTCAAATACAAGAAATCGCGCATGAGGCTGAGGAAGTTGTtgagattttcctttttaaactCATTAGTCACCAAAAGCTACAATATGCAGGGAAAACGTTTGTGATCAAGAATAGGCTTGAAAGGTACTTATGGGTTCTTGGGGAAGCTAAAGCAATTCATGATGCTAATAATGGTATTGAGGCTTTAAGAGCTAAAATCGCCACGTTAACTTCACGAATTCAAGCTTATGGTATCAAGATCACAAGGTCAGACTCTGAGTCATTGACATCGAGAGTTCATTCATTAGATGTCATTAAGGAGGACAAACATGTTGGGTTGAATGATCAAGCGAAGAATATTAATATTGTGGGTGATTTGGTATCGGAGGCAAGGGAAAACAGAGTTTTCGGCATATGGGGAAAAAATGGTGTAGGGAAGACTACTTTGGCAAAGGAAGTTTACTTTAATCATGCAATTAGGAAACATTTTAATAGGTTTTCTTGGGTGTATGTGCCTCAAAATTGCAAAGTTTCCGGTCTTTTAAGAGGGATATTAACATCTCTTGTAACGAACTCGAGTGATGAGATTGCCTTAATGACTGATCAAGTGTTGATTAAGGAGCTCTATCAAGTTTTGCTAGAAAACAAGTGTTTGGTGATCCTAGATAATGTATGGACTTGTGACATTTGGGATGGTATAAAGCCGGCCTTTCCTGGAGACGACGACAAAGATTCAAAAAGCAAAATTTTGTTCATAACAGAAAATAGGCAGGTGGCTGAGCAAATACATGGGAGATCAATAATTCATGAGATCAGATGCTTAAGTTATGATGAAAGTTGGGAGCTTCTTCAATCAAAGCTGGGTCGTATTCCAGCACAAATCTTCGGAATTGATG GTATTTCAAAGATGATGGAAATGGCAAAGAAAATGTTGAAAGTCTGCCAAGGGATTCCACTGGCAATTATTGCACTTGGAGGTCTTCTGGTGACCAAGAAAACACCAGAAGAGTGGGAAGTAGTTGTCGGTCTCATGAATTCCCTGCAGAATGGAAAACATTACCAACAACAATCATATGAACAAGTTGTGGAGTTATGCTATTATGCTTTACCATATTACCTGAAGAATTGCTTTCTTCATTTAGGGAGCTTTCCTGAAGATACTGAGATCCCTACTAAGAAGTTATGCAACATGTGGGTAGCTGAAGGTATCGCGGTATCAGCAAATGGGGAAGTTTGTAGAGGAGAATCATTGGAAGATTTCGCTGAGGATTGCTTGACTGAGTTGGTGCAAAGAGGTATGGTTAAAATATCCAAAAGgaaatcatcaaattcaaatGGTAGCGTAAAATCTTGCAAATTACATGGTCTTATGAGAGATTTATGCTTTAAAGTATCTAAAGAAGAAAATTACCTAAGCATAATGGACTTGGATTCCAAAGAAGCTCTAGTTTTAAGTGGAAAAACTCGCCGATTGGCTATATATTTGGGACAACAAGGTAAGGATCAAATTCTACTACCTCAGAAAAATCAAGTCCTTAGGTCTCTTTTGCTGTTCCCTTGTCAAAAGGAAAGAACAGAAGTTAACCATGGATCCATTAGAGGTCTTTGTCGAGAGTCTCAATTGCTTCGTGTATTAGATCTTGATGGAGTCGTAGTAAGTTCCAAAACTTTGCCTAAAGAAATAGGGGACTTGATTTACTTGAGGTACTTAAGCATGAGGGATATGCTTCTTACAAAAGTACCACCAACTATTGGTTGTTTAAAGTGGCTCGAAACACTTGATTTAAGAGCAAAGGTAAGGTTAGAGATACCTAATGTGTTATGGTGTCTCGAAAGGTTAAGAAATCTATACCTTCCTTGTTATTTCACCATTAAAGACTCTGAAAAGTTGAGATTAGATAACTTGAACAACTTACTAACACTGAAAAATGTCAACAGTTTCATACTCGAAGATGTTCTTGCTATGAAAACTCTAAGAAAAGCCTCGGTTAGATATATGCTTGAGAATGAGCACATTGAATTCATCCAGAAATCGCCCAAGGTTGTTTTCAGTTTAACTATTTTTAGAGCTATAATTGGGAAAGAGCAAGTGAACGCGTCAACAAGTTTTGATAACTTGATCAAACTGGAGCTCAAAGGAGAGTTGTCAGTACCGATAAATGACCTGAAATTTCCTCCAAAGTTGAACAAGTTGGTGTTGGATTTTTGTGGGATGATGCAAGACCCAATGCCGGTGTTAGAAAAGCTTCCTAATTTAACAAGCCTTTGTCTTGATCACCAAGCTTATGTGGGGGAGAAGATGAATTGCTCTGCTTCAGGTTTTTATCAACTTGCTTATTTGAGGCTTTATGGCTTGAAAAGTTTACACCACTGGAATGTTGAACAAGGTGCCATGTCGAATCTTAAATGCTTGCAAGTAACAAGTTGTGAACGACTGTCAAAGATTCCTCAAGAGCTTCCTCACCAGGTTCAAATTACACATGTTTGA
- the LOC110787731 gene encoding putative disease resistance protein At1g50180 isoform X2: MAESSVQSAVQRLGSLLVEEEENLEAIKEKVEHLRDELDWMHCFLREADASRYVDPRVSRWVIQIQEIAHEAEEVVEIFLFKLISHQKLQYAGKTFVIKNRLERYLWVLGEAKAIHDANNGIEALRAKIATLTSRIQAYGIKITRSDSESLTSRVHSLDVIKEDKHVGLNDQAKNINIVGDLVSEARENRVFGIWGKNGVGKTTLAKEVYFNHAIRKHFNRFSWVYVPQNCKVSGLLRGILTSLVTNSSDEIALMTDQVLIKELYQVLLENKCLVILDNVWTCDIWDGIKPAFPGDDDKDSKSKILFITENRQVAEQIHGRSIIHEIRCLSYDESWELLQSKLGRIPAQIFGIDGISKMMEMAKKMLKVCQGIPLAIIALGGLLVTKKTPEEWEVVVGLMNSLQNGKHYQQQSYEQVVELCYYALPYYLKNCFLHLGSFPEDTEIPTKKLCNMWVAEGIAVSANGEVCRGESLEDFAEDCLTELVQRVSYSKMFLL, translated from the exons ATGGCAGAGTCTTCTGTTCAATCAGCTGTACAACGGCTAGGTAGCCTCCttgtagaagaagaagaaaatctaGAAGCCATAAAAGAAAAAGTGGAGCATCTTAGAGATGAGTTGGATTGGATGCATTGCTTCTTAAGGGAAGCTGACGCAAGCCGGTATGTTGATCCAAGAGTTAGTAGGTGGGTCATTCAAATACAAGAAATCGCGCATGAGGCTGAGGAAGTTGTtgagattttcctttttaaactCATTAGTCACCAAAAGCTACAATATGCAGGGAAAACGTTTGTGATCAAGAATAGGCTTGAAAGGTACTTATGGGTTCTTGGGGAAGCTAAAGCAATTCATGATGCTAATAATGGTATTGAGGCTTTAAGAGCTAAAATCGCCACGTTAACTTCACGAATTCAAGCTTATGGTATCAAGATCACAAGGTCAGACTCTGAGTCATTGACATCGAGAGTTCATTCATTAGATGTCATTAAGGAGGACAAACATGTTGGGTTGAATGATCAAGCGAAGAATATTAATATTGTGGGTGATTTGGTATCGGAGGCAAGGGAAAACAGAGTTTTCGGCATATGGGGAAAAAATGGTGTAGGGAAGACTACTTTGGCAAAGGAAGTTTACTTTAATCATGCAATTAGGAAACATTTTAATAGGTTTTCTTGGGTGTATGTGCCTCAAAATTGCAAAGTTTCCGGTCTTTTAAGAGGGATATTAACATCTCTTGTAACGAACTCGAGTGATGAGATTGCCTTAATGACTGATCAAGTGTTGATTAAGGAGCTCTATCAAGTTTTGCTAGAAAACAAGTGTTTGGTGATCCTAGATAATGTATGGACTTGTGACATTTGGGATGGTATAAAGCCGGCCTTTCCTGGAGACGACGACAAAGATTCAAAAAGCAAAATTTTGTTCATAACAGAAAATAGGCAGGTGGCTGAGCAAATACATGGGAGATCAATAATTCATGAGATCAGATGCTTAAGTTATGATGAAAGTTGGGAGCTTCTTCAATCAAAGCTGGGTCGTATTCCAGCACAAATCTTCGGAATTGATG GTATTTCAAAGATGATGGAAATGGCAAAGAAAATGTTGAAAGTCTGCCAAGGGATTCCACTGGCAATTATTGCACTTGGAGGTCTTCTGGTGACCAAGAAAACACCAGAAGAGTGGGAAGTAGTTGTCGGTCTCATGAATTCCCTGCAGAATGGAAAACATTACCAACAACAATCATATGAACAAGTTGTGGAGTTATGCTATTATGCTTTACCATATTACCTGAAGAATTGCTTTCTTCATTTAGGGAGCTTTCCTGAAGATACTGAGATCCCTACTAAGAAGTTATGCAACATGTGGGTAGCTGAAGGTATCGCGGTATCAGCAAATGGGGAAGTTTGTAGAGGAGAATCATTGGAAGATTTCGCTGAGGATTGCTTGACTGAGTTGGTGCAAAGAG TTTCATACTCGAAGATGTTCTTGCTATGA